Proteins from one Podospora pseudoanserina strain CBS 124.78 chromosome 1, whole genome shotgun sequence genomic window:
- a CDS encoding hypothetical protein (EggNog:ENOG503P25G; COG:S), producing the protein MSDTFTPPQGLAPEMYESRAGVVIAVVAVCLTTATTAVGLRSYSRATLIRQFGMDDWAAIVALLLAMGSGIMVASNTIYGHGKHIAVVDGSQLWKYFRTFYTSIVLYNGSLTAIKITFLLQYWRILGTPQMRKVVMFAGIIVALWSISQLLVVIFTCTPIERFWLPETPGTCIPNLPFWYINAAGNIVTDVIVFVVPLPALSKLNLKKNQKVALIGIFCLGFFTCAISVIRIQYLRLSEDVTWDNVASSCWSVGELCSGITCACLPTLRPLVAKVFPSMNSSNDSYGSYQKSSGRDGTAPSKSKRSRNETGSTRSIIYPEDVELQSDDRSDKEVRVDRVEDHAQYGDAVSKLKLGLKPSVTTEIKVGTPGPTSSRPVPSSQWGRGIEVKHDLVVTKEGF; encoded by the exons ATGTCGGATACCTTTACACCACCACAGGGTCTAGCACCCGAGATGTATGAATCGCGGGCCGGCGTTGTCATCGCCGTCGTGGCAGTTTGCTTGACGACGGCCACAACTGCCGTAGGGTTGCGGTCCTATTCCCGTGCGACACTGATTCGTCAATTCGGGATGGACGATTGGGCTGCTATTGTAGCCCTTCTTTTGGCGATGGGCAGTGGGATCATGGTCGCTTCAA ATACAATTTATGGACATGGCAAACACATCGCGGTCGTGGACGGGTCTCAGCTGTGGAAATATTTCAGG ACATTCTACACCTCCATCGTCCTCTATAACGGGTCATTGACAGCTATCAAaatcaccttcctcctccaataCTGGCGCATTCTCGGGACACCACAGATGAgaaaggtggtgatgtttgctGGAATCATTGTTGCCTTGTGGTCCATCTCCCAACTACTCGTCGTTATCTTCACCTGCACGCCCATCGAGAGGTTTTGGCTGCCAGAAACGCCGGGAACTTGCATTCCCAACCTGCCTTTCTGGTATATCAATGCGGCCGGCAACATTGTTACCGATGTTATCGTTTTTGTCGTTCCTTTGCCAGCTCTTAGCAAGCTGAACCTGAAGAAGAACCAAAAGGTCGCATTGATCGGTATCTTTTGCTTGGGTTTCTTT ACCTGCGCCATCTCCGTTATCCGCATCCAGTACCTCCGCCTCAGCGAGGATGTCACATGGGACAACGTCGCCTCCTCATGCTGGTCCGTCGGTGAGCTCTGCTCCGGCATCACCTGTGCCTGCCTCCCTACTCTCCGCCCTCTCGTCGCCAAGGTCTTCCCCTCTATGAACTCGAGCAACGACAGCTACGGCAGCTATCAAAAGTCCTCCGGCCGTGATGGGACGGCCCCaagcaagagcaagagatCCCGCAACGAGACAGGGAGCACGAGGAGCATCATCTACCCCGAGGATGTGGAGCTCCAGAGCGATGACAGGTCAGACAAGGAGGTCAGGGTGGACAGGGTGGAGGACCACGCGCAGTATGGGGATGCGGTGAGCAAGCTCAAGCTGGGTCTCAAGCCTTCGGTCACTACGGAGATCAAGGTCGGAACACCTGGGCCGACTTCTTCGAGACCGGTACCGAGTTCGCAGTGGGGTAGGGGGATCGAGGTGAAGCATGATTTGGTTGTTACCAAGGAGGGGTTCTaa
- a CDS encoding hypothetical protein (COG:G; EggNog:ENOG503NUZJ), translated as MADEKQLEKVTVSSASQSFTDDDGQEITWTEEEEKALLRRVDFLIMPLLILGFFALQIDRGNIGNAMTDFFMQEVGITQFQFNIGQQLLSTGIVLLEIPSNIILYRVGPTLWIGSQILAWGAVATFQAFIKGKGLGPYLTTRLLLGLCEAGFIPAGLYTMTRWYKRSEISRRFSYYFLGNLFAGACSGLIAYGILHMRGIAGLSGWQWLFLLEGLFTIVVGLIFIAFFPQSPANPRSLIAGKSFRYFTERESAILQARVFKDDPSKLQPRQNVSWGEVKDTFTNWRILPHFLTTILGMASAHALGAYAPTLVIGFGYGRLQSNAMMTIGAWILLVLNLLWGWLADKYSKRGLMVFLGVLGLWVFQLGNRLLITSPNRDLRFGFLTMATAFMANWHAVNGAWLSLNARSAGERSITMAIFVMGANIAGIAGSQIFQAHDAPVYRTGWTIIVALCSASLFMSIVANAQYWLLNKFQKREGEDRYKY; from the exons ATGGCCGACGAAAAGCAACTTGAGAAGGTGACAGTGAGCAGTGCGAGCCAGAGCTtcaccgacgacgatggaCAAGAAATCACCTGgacagaggaagaggagaaggcaCTGCTTCGAAG GGTTGACTTTCTCATCATGCCTCTCTTGATCCTTGGTTTCTTTGCCCTCCAAATAGATCGCGGAAACAT CGGCAATGCCATGACAGATTTTTTCATGCAGGAAGTGGGAATCACGCAGTTTCAGTTCAACATCGGCCAGCAGCTGCTGTCTACAGGCATCGTGCTTCTCGAA ATTcccagcaacatcatcctGTATCGTGTTGGCCCAACCCTATGGATTGGCAGCCAGATTCTTGCCTGGGGTGCAGTCGCTACCTTTCAAGCCTTTATCAAGGGGAAGGGCTTGGGGCCATATCTGACGACCAGATTGCTTCTTGG TCTCTGTGAAGCTGGTTTTATTCCTGCCGGTCTTTACACCATGACCCGGTGGTACAAGCGCAGTGAGATTTCGAGGCGGTTCTCCTACTACTTCCTCGGTAACCTCTTTGCCGGCGCTTGCTCAGGTCTCATTGCTTATGGAAT TTTGCACATGAGAGGTATTGCCGGTCTCTCTGGGTGGCAATGGCTGTTCCTTCTCGAAGGCCTCTTTACCATTGTCGTCGgcctcatcttcatcgccttcttcccccagTCCCCAGCCAACCCAAGATCCTTGATCGCAGGCAAGAGCTTCCGCTACTTCACCGAGAGAGAGTCTGCGATTCTGCAAGCACGCGTCTTCAAGGACGACCCGTCCAAGCTCCAGCCTAGACAAAATGTCAGCTGGGGTGAAGTGAAGGATACT TTCACCAACTGGCGCATCCTCCCTCActttctcaccaccatcctcggAATGGCTTCCGCTCATGCCCTGGGTGCCTATGCCCCCACCCTCGTCATCGGCTTCGGCTACGGCAGACTGCAGTCCAACGCCATGATGACAATCGGCGCATGGATTCTCTTggtcctcaacctcctctggGGCTGGCTCGCGGATAAGTACAGCAAGAGAGGGCTGATGGTGTTCCTTGGTGTCTTGGGTCTCTGGGTCTTCCAGCTTGGAAACCGCCTCCTGATCACCTCCCCTAATAGAGACCTCCGGTTCGGTTTCTTGACTATGGCTACTGCTTTTATGGCCAATTGGC ACGCCGTCAACGGAGCCTGgctctccctcaacgccaGATCTGCCGGCGAGCGCTCCATCACTATGGCTATCTTTGTCATGGGCGCTAACATTGCTGGTATTGCTGGCTCGCAAATCTTCCAGGCGCATGATGCGCCTGTTTATAGGACTGGGTGGACGATTATTGTTGCGCTTTGCTCAGCTTCGCTTTTCATGTCGATCGTGGCGAATGCGCAATATTGGTTGTTGAATAAGTTTcagaagagggagggagaggataGGTACAAGTACTAG